The Chryseobacterium geocarposphaerae genome window below encodes:
- a CDS encoding fibronectin type III domain-containing protein: MCQLLFGSFLMAQIAYTQNWTASGLNNWTTSGSVFSNETAANQICGTSGGTIRGERYYGNTGEFTSPNLTGNNTGQVTMSFDYKVTDYYAGTTATPAANIGTIKVEYATSTSGPWTTAYTINSANHISANTCATKTITFVPSAGNLYVRFNVTSDLNSDVYYYFDNVSISQSAPPTCAAPSAITLGTVTAATAAISWTAPTPAPANGYDVYYNTTGIPPTSSTVLNASNSVSSTTTSATISGLSPTTTYYVWVRAKCSATDQSYWIPMALPFTTPCVAISTFPWSENFDSMTGIGTAVLPNCWATNGGSNLFTTQDASAQDYNDPKSTPNYVTVYYPTTASYLWTPSFHLTANQSYDFSFYWVGDGYSGWEGDVLVNTLQSSTGATNLTTFVTSSQTTNGGSNSTNYTKVKVTFVPTTTGEYNFGIKAYAATWDPYYLGFDDFNVMPTPTCVEPTGMTVSGISSNTATIGWTAPTPVPANGYEYYISTTNTPPTAATGPVTGTSFSLPSTLAPNTTYYWWVRAVCSTTDSSIWIQGPTFTTTQIPATLPYSQPFTSNDFGIINGSQTNKWYYGSATGNPANSIFISNDNGVTNAYDAYSTSVVHAYRDFAIPAGTTAASPAILTFDWRAMGEGTTPYLYDYISVWMVPSSYMPAAGNAITAGANRVLLGQLNQQGTWQSFVNTNVDLSGYAGGVMRLVFEWKNDSYGGNSPAGAIDNINLLIPTCKVPTTLNVTGIVSNGATISWTAPTPAPVGGYIYYVSASNTPPGASTVGVPTSATSVNLIPTLAPNTTYYWWVKAVCSTTDSSIWIPGPSFMTTQIPAQIPYIQDFSGSNDFGLLNGGQPNIWFHGSATGNTGKSIYITNDNGVTNSYADNLTSIVHAYRDIEIPAGTSLATFSFDWKADGESSYDYLKVWLVPATFLPTPGTQITTATGTPGSPGRVQVGQYNLNGTTWQSYSNANLNLTNYAGGIMRLVFEWTNDSSGGTPPPAAVDNIILRVCSTATPVVTVVPTSITHNSATITWPQDIGGASYKVRYRPVGSTQWLPTAGPIDVPAVNAPNQPPFPLTGLLPATLYEVEVAAVCNTVNVGTYSHNEFITLCDPTPPNVTFTNITATTAVVNWSPLAASATYQLQWRKVGDPTWIGPINLPNPPANSFSLPSTGYTLTPYTQYEVQVRNTCVNSTTPNPWSSLARFTTERTCDIAPPGLTILELKPTSAKVQWDPYVGPDATGKYILRYRKIGIPGWTTIQVSNNIYTLTDLTELTKYEMEVANVCSGTPGNYTLPYYFTTPTVIYCQMGAVNTSGEYISKVTVTPNGKPQMVNTSAGSTYTDYTAVVPAQIELIQGSTNNQLTIDKVVSGDAGVVAWIDFDRNGEFDINERILVSNPSTAATATTTFSVPSDAFVSNADYMYVVMRVALMKGGIPVNCTNFDSGEVEDYTVRISKKPATNLLNQNDILIYPNPVSTVLNVKNISKRANYKIYSSAGQLITTGIILNNKVDVHSLINGMYVIDIQDGSTSVQKKFIKE, from the coding sequence ATGTGCCAATTACTTTTTGGCTCATTTTTGATGGCCCAGATCGCCTACACCCAGAATTGGACGGCCTCTGGACTTAACAACTGGACCACAAGCGGGTCTGTTTTCTCCAATGAAACTGCTGCCAATCAAATATGTGGAACCAGTGGTGGAACCATTAGAGGTGAAAGGTATTATGGAAACACAGGTGAGTTTACTTCCCCTAATCTCACAGGAAATAATACCGGGCAGGTCACTATGTCTTTTGATTACAAGGTAACTGACTATTATGCGGGAACTACTGCTACGCCAGCTGCTAATATAGGGACTATAAAAGTAGAATATGCTACAAGCACTTCAGGACCCTGGACTACGGCTTATACGATTAATTCTGCCAACCACATATCGGCTAATACATGTGCGACAAAAACGATTACTTTCGTACCTTCGGCAGGGAATTTATATGTTCGATTTAATGTTACTTCTGATCTTAATTCAGATGTTTATTATTATTTTGATAACGTATCAATTTCGCAATCTGCACCCCCAACTTGTGCCGCACCATCAGCAATAACGTTAGGAACTGTTACTGCGGCTACCGCTGCTATATCATGGACAGCACCTACACCGGCTCCGGCGAACGGATATGATGTCTATTATAATACTACAGGAATCCCTCCAACTTCAAGTACGGTGCTTAATGCAAGTAATTCCGTATCAAGTACTACGACCTCGGCTACGATTTCAGGCTTATCGCCAACAACAACTTATTATGTATGGGTAAGGGCAAAATGCAGTGCTACTGATCAGAGTTACTGGATTCCAATGGCTTTACCATTCACAACACCATGTGTTGCAATTTCTACTTTCCCTTGGTCTGAAAATTTTGACTCAATGACAGGTATTGGAACAGCTGTATTGCCAAATTGTTGGGCGACTAATGGAGGTTCTAATTTATTTACGACTCAGGATGCTTCTGCTCAAGATTATAATGATCCAAAATCTACTCCTAATTATGTAACTGTTTATTATCCTACAACAGCATCTTATTTATGGACACCTAGCTTTCACTTAACGGCAAATCAGTCTTATGATTTCTCCTTCTATTGGGTAGGAGACGGATATTCTGGTTGGGAAGGAGATGTATTGGTGAATACCTTACAGTCTTCTACAGGAGCTACCAATTTGACTACTTTTGTTACTTCTTCCCAAACAACAAATGGGGGTTCAAATAGTACAAATTATACAAAAGTTAAAGTAACATTTGTACCAACTACAACAGGGGAGTATAATTTCGGAATTAAAGCTTATGCTGCTACCTGGGATCCGTATTATTTAGGATTTGATGATTTTAATGTAATGCCTACTCCTACCTGTGTAGAGCCTACAGGAATGACCGTGAGTGGAATCTCTTCAAATACAGCTACTATAGGCTGGACAGCACCAACGCCTGTTCCTGCAAACGGATATGAATATTATATTTCTACAACAAACACACCGCCTACTGCTGCTACTGGACCTGTAACAGGAACTTCATTTAGTTTGCCAAGTACTTTGGCTCCAAACACTACCTATTATTGGTGGGTGAGAGCAGTTTGCTCTACAACAGACTCCAGTATCTGGATTCAGGGGCCAACGTTTACAACAACACAAATTCCTGCTACACTACCATATTCTCAGCCTTTTACCAGTAATGATTTTGGAATTATAAATGGATCTCAGACAAATAAATGGTATTATGGCTCGGCAACAGGTAATCCGGCAAATTCAATATTTATCTCTAATGATAACGGGGTTACAAATGCTTATGATGCTTATTCTACGAGTGTAGTTCATGCCTATAGAGATTTTGCCATACCTGCAGGAACAACAGCTGCTTCACCAGCTATTCTTACTTTTGATTGGAGAGCAATGGGAGAAGGGACAACACCATATTTATATGATTATATTAGTGTATGGATGGTTCCTTCATCATACATGCCAGCTGCAGGAAATGCAATTACTGCAGGAGCGAATAGAGTTTTGCTGGGCCAGCTAAACCAACAGGGAACTTGGCAGAGCTTTGTGAATACTAATGTGGATTTATCAGGTTATGCAGGAGGTGTTATGCGTTTGGTATTCGAATGGAAAAATGATTCGTATGGTGGTAATTCGCCGGCTGGAGCGATAGATAATATAAATTTATTGATCCCTACTTGTAAAGTGCCAACAACTTTGAATGTAACAGGAATTGTTTCGAATGGAGCAACAATCAGCTGGACAGCACCAACGCCTGCGCCTGTTGGTGGATATATATACTATGTATCGGCTTCAAATACGCCTCCTGGTGCAAGTACGGTCGGAGTACCTACCTCAGCGACATCTGTGAATTTGATTCCGACTTTAGCTCCGAACACAACATATTATTGGTGGGTAAAAGCAGTTTGCTCCACTACCGACTCCAGTATTTGGATTCCGGGACCGAGTTTTATGACTACACAAATTCCGGCGCAAATTCCTTATATCCAGGATTTTTCTGGAAGCAATGATTTCGGATTGTTAAATGGAGGACAACCTAATATATGGTTCCATGGTTCTGCAACCGGAAATACCGGAAAGTCCATCTATATTACAAATGATAATGGAGTTACGAACTCATATGCTGATAATTTAACAAGTATTGTACATGCCTACAGAGATATAGAAATTCCGGCAGGAACCAGCCTTGCTACTTTCTCTTTTGACTGGAAAGCAGATGGAGAGAGTTCTTATGATTATTTAAAAGTATGGCTGGTACCAGCTACCTTTTTACCTACACCGGGAACTCAGATTACAACTGCAACCGGAACACCTGGATCGCCGGGAAGAGTTCAGGTAGGACAGTATAATTTAAATGGAACGACTTGGCAGTCTTACTCCAATGCAAATTTAAATCTGACTAACTATGCAGGTGGTATTATGCGTTTGGTATTCGAATGGACCAATGATAGTTCTGGAGGAACACCGCCACCGGCAGCCGTTGACAATATTATATTGAGAGTTTGTAGTACGGCTACTCCTGTTGTTACAGTAGTTCCAACTTCTATTACGCATAATTCAGCGACAATTACCTGGCCGCAGGATATCGGAGGAGCTTCTTATAAAGTAAGATACAGACCGGTAGGTTCTACCCAATGGCTGCCAACAGCAGGTCCTATTGATGTGCCAGCAGTAAATGCACCTAACCAGCCACCTTTTCCTCTTACAGGATTATTACCTGCAACATTATACGAAGTAGAAGTGGCAGCAGTTTGTAATACCGTGAACGTAGGAACATATTCCCACAATGAATTTATTACATTGTGTGATCCGACTCCACCGAATGTAACGTTTACAAATATTACAGCTACTACAGCAGTTGTGAACTGGTCACCATTGGCGGCAAGTGCTACCTATCAGCTGCAATGGAGAAAAGTAGGAGATCCTACATGGATTGGACCAATTAATTTACCAAACCCTCCTGCTAATAGCTTCTCGCTTCCTTCAACAGGATATACTTTAACACCATATACACAATATGAAGTTCAGGTAAGAAATACATGTGTAAATTCAACGACACCTAATCCATGGTCAAGTTTGGCAAGATTTACTACGGAGAGAACTTGTGATATTGCACCTCCGGGATTAACCATTCTTGAATTGAAACCAACAAGTGCTAAAGTACAGTGGGATCCTTATGTAGGTCCGGATGCAACAGGTAAATATATTTTAAGATATAGAAAAATAGGAATTCCTGGATGGACTACTATTCAGGTATCCAACAATATCTATACTCTTACCGATTTAACGGAACTGACGAAGTATGAAATGGAGGTAGCTAACGTTTGTAGTGGTACTCCGGGTAATTATACTTTACCATATTACTTTACGACTCCAACAGTGATCTACTGTCAGATGGGAGCAGTGAATACTTCAGGAGAATATATCTCTAAAGTGACAGTAACTCCTAATGGAAAACCACAGATGGTTAATACTTCTGCAGGATCAACATACACTGATTATACGGCTGTAGTACCTGCTCAAATTGAATTGATTCAGGGATCAACCAATAACCAGTTAACAATTGATAAAGTGGTAAGCGGAGATGCAGGTGTTGTAGCATGGATTGATTTCGACAGAAACGGAGAATTTGACATCAATGAAAGAATTTTGGTATCTAATCCAAGTACTGCAGCAACAGCAACGACTACATTCAGTGTACCATCCGATGCTTTTGTAAGCAATGCAGACTATATGTATGTAGTGATGAGAGTAGCGTTAATGAAAGGAGGAATTCCGGTAAACTGTACCAACTTCGACAGTGGAGAAGTGGAAGATTACACAGTGAGAATCTCTAAGAAACCGGCTACTAACTTACTGAATCAGAATGATATCTTAATTTATCCTAACCCTGTAAGTACAGTATTGAATGTTAAGAATATCAGCAAGAGAGCTAACTATAAGATTTATAGTTCTGCAGGTCAGTTGATCACGACCGGAATCATCTTAAATAACAAAGTAGATGTCCATTCATTAATCAACGGAATGTATGTGATCGATATTCAGGATGGTTCAACTTCGGTACAGAAGAAGTTTATCAAGGAATAA
- a CDS encoding reprolysin-like metallopeptidase codes for MKKLITVLFCSVIAMPAFAQWSPSSRPVRSSKAEISPVTGYYKLNIQQLQQQLKNAQETGPNAKPVEISLPTLNGRMEKFAVYSFPVMAKELADQYQLGSYIGVGIDDPNKQLRFSVAPNDFQSMITNNGQYEFIDAQNSDKTIYGVHPKTINTNGKSFVCSTEENPQMINQIQQMAKKGQMFSNQANDTSKNSDKKYRTMRLAISATSSYVTFTGGTLASALAQINATMTRVNGVFEKDFALHLNIANFPGIIYTDPATDPYVGVTNLNLKLQQLLTANVGDANYDIGHVFNAAGGNGNAGCIGCVCIAPATTNSLAKGSAFTQSTSPTGDTFDIDYVAHEMGHQLGANHTFAHSIEGSGVNMEPGSGSTIMGYAGITNADVQAHSDAYFHVASIIQVQNNLTSKTCDTETAIANNPPVIASLPTYSIPKGTAFVLTASATDPENDPLTYTWEEFDDAGAVVNGVITGGTITAANLGTTTYGASFRSIAPTTSPTRYFPKLSSVLNGVLNNSTNQWESVSQVARASNFAVTVRDNNANVFQQQTQSALQTINVGSDGPFKVNDLYQYGFVNVAAPILWDVVNTSSAPYSVTNVKIDYTVDNGTTWNVLIASTPNDGSENFTFPASLNNQTIKLRISAIGNVFYAVKTIYVTTSAVCGSAPNGIFINTITSTTANVNWAPISGATSYNIRYKKVSDTNWTQTTSTTNSVALSNLTAATAYEVQVATVCSGAPSGYSSSGNFSTLATTYCTASGVSGSPFYISNVSVTGSINNTSGTSTYTDFTTNSALQLNLVKGSQYSITVTGAAANYNTVMVFIDYNLDGTFASTERILNFPVANTAAFTGTFTVPSTAIEGQPLRMRILYAYAGSANVGLVGPATWACGTGNYYGEVEDYNVVVTAALGTNDITNTKDGIQIYPNPATDFLNVTKVSDKATYKIYNTAGQLVSNGNISGGKINVSALVKGAYVISIEDKGNDLFKSKFIKK; via the coding sequence ATGAAAAAACTTATTACTGTTTTATTTTGTAGTGTAATAGCAATGCCGGCGTTTGCCCAATGGTCTCCATCTTCGAGACCAGTAAGGAGCTCTAAAGCTGAGATCTCTCCGGTAACAGGGTATTACAAACTTAATATTCAACAGCTTCAACAGCAGCTTAAAAATGCTCAGGAGACAGGTCCAAATGCTAAACCAGTTGAAATATCATTGCCAACATTGAATGGTAGAATGGAAAAATTTGCTGTGTATAGTTTTCCAGTTATGGCAAAAGAATTGGCAGATCAATATCAATTAGGATCTTACATTGGAGTTGGGATTGATGATCCTAATAAACAATTGAGGTTCTCAGTTGCTCCAAACGATTTTCAGTCAATGATCACGAACAATGGTCAGTATGAATTTATTGATGCTCAGAATAGTGATAAAACTATTTATGGAGTACATCCTAAAACGATTAATACAAATGGGAAGAGTTTTGTATGTAGTACGGAAGAAAATCCTCAAATGATTAATCAGATTCAGCAAATGGCTAAAAAGGGTCAGATGTTTAGCAACCAAGCAAATGATACTTCAAAAAACTCTGATAAAAAATATAGAACAATGAGGTTGGCTATCTCTGCAACAAGTTCTTATGTAACATTTACCGGAGGTACTTTGGCTTCGGCTTTAGCTCAGATTAATGCTACAATGACAAGGGTAAATGGAGTTTTTGAGAAGGACTTTGCATTACATCTTAATATCGCAAACTTTCCTGGAATTATTTATACAGATCCAGCGACAGATCCATATGTAGGCGTTACCAATTTAAATCTAAAATTACAACAACTTCTTACGGCAAATGTAGGTGACGCAAATTATGATATTGGTCACGTTTTTAATGCTGCAGGTGGAAATGGTAATGCGGGTTGTATTGGTTGTGTATGTATTGCACCAGCAACGACTAATTCTTTAGCGAAAGGGTCTGCTTTTACACAAAGTACATCTCCTACAGGAGATACTTTTGATATTGATTATGTTGCTCACGAAATGGGGCATCAGCTTGGGGCAAATCATACCTTTGCTCATAGTATTGAAGGATCTGGTGTAAATATGGAACCGGGTTCAGGTTCTACTATTATGGGGTATGCTGGAATTACTAATGCTGATGTTCAGGCACATTCTGATGCTTATTTTCATGTGGCAAGTATTATACAGGTTCAAAATAATCTAACTAGTAAAACCTGTGATACAGAAACTGCAATTGCAAACAATCCGCCGGTAATAGCGTCTCTTCCAACATATAGTATTCCTAAAGGAACTGCATTCGTACTTACTGCTTCTGCAACTGATCCGGAAAATGATCCATTAACATATACTTGGGAGGAGTTTGATGATGCAGGGGCTGTAGTAAATGGAGTAATAACAGGTGGAACAATTACAGCTGCGAATTTAGGTACAACAACCTATGGGGCATCATTTAGATCAATAGCTCCTACTACTAGTCCAACACGTTATTTTCCTAAACTTTCATCTGTTTTAAATGGTGTTTTAAATAATTCTACCAATCAGTGGGAATCAGTTTCTCAAGTAGCAAGAGCATCTAACTTCGCGGTTACTGTAAGGGACAATAATGCTAATGTTTTCCAACAACAGACACAGTCTGCTCTTCAAACGATTAATGTTGGAAGTGATGGTCCGTTTAAAGTAAACGATTTGTATCAATACGGCTTTGTAAATGTCGCTGCTCCGATTTTATGGGATGTAGTAAATACATCATCTGCTCCTTATAGTGTAACAAATGTTAAGATTGACTATACAGTAGATAACGGAACGACTTGGAATGTTTTAATAGCTTCTACTCCAAATGATGGTTCTGAGAATTTTACTTTCCCGGCGTCTTTGAATAATCAAACAATTAAATTGAGAATTTCTGCTATTGGGAACGTATTCTATGCTGTAAAAACAATTTATGTTACGACTTCTGCTGTATGTGGTTCTGCTCCAAACGGAATTTTTATTAATACAATTACTTCTACAACGGCAAATGTAAATTGGGCACCAATATCTGGAGCCACATCTTATAATATTAGATATAAAAAAGTTTCGGATACTAACTGGACGCAAACGACTTCAACTACAAACTCTGTTGCGCTATCTAATCTTACTGCTGCAACTGCTTATGAAGTTCAGGTAGCTACAGTTTGTTCAGGCGCTCCTAGTGGTTATTCATCATCCGGAAATTTCTCAACATTAGCTACTACTTATTGTACAGCTTCAGGTGTTTCAGGCTCACCGTTTTACATTTCAAATGTTTCCGTAACAGGATCTATCAATAATACTTCAGGAACAAGTACATATACAGATTTTACAACAAATTCCGCTTTACAGCTTAATCTTGTGAAAGGAAGTCAGTATAGTATTACAGTTACTGGTGCAGCTGCTAACTATAATACAGTTATGGTATTTATTGACTACAACTTAGATGGTACTTTTGCTTCTACTGAGAGAATTCTTAATTTCCCTGTTGCTAATACAGCTGCATTTACAGGAACTTTTACTGTTCCTTCAACAGCAATAGAAGGCCAGCCGCTCAGAATGAGAATTTTATATGCTTATGCTGGTTCTGCAAATGTTGGACTGGTAGGGCCAGCAACTTGGGCGTGCGGGACAGGAAATTACTATGGTGAAGTTGAAGATTACAATGTTGTTGTTACAGCAGCTTTGGGTACAAATGATATTACTAACACAAAAGATGGTATTCAAATCTATCCAAACCCGGCAACAGATTTCTTAAATGTAACTAAAGTTTCTGATAAAGCAACTTATAAAATTTATAATACTGCTGGACAATTAGTAAGCAACGGAAATATTAGTGGCGGAAAGATTAATGTTTCTGCATTGGTAAAAGGAGCTTATGTAATTTCTATTGAAGATAAAGGAAATGATTTGTTTAAATCTAAGTTTATTAAAAAATAA
- a CDS encoding M43 family zinc metalloprotease, whose amino-acid sequence MRRIFTSVLSFSFVAIGVITIHAQKIQKTNINGDFPKKSTQELAKSNGFDRCSFVEYEEYLQKKDPKRMTTEQFEAWIAPLVEKAKEERLANKSTTGGVVTIPVVVHVIHSGEPYGTGANITDEQVQSQITVMNQDFRRMAGTPGYNTNAVGADTMIQFALAKVDINGNPTNGIDRVNLCYPDWSTGNINGYVKPLTIWDPTQYMNMWSVNFSDNTLLGYAQFPSNSGLGGLNTSGGAANTDGVVANYTTFGSTDYGAFPMNAPYDKGRTMTHEVGHFLGLRHIWGDDNDATVCATDYCNDTPPAHEDNYSCTTPIASCTSGLFEMVENYMDYTNDTCMNIFTQNQKDRITAVMNNSPRRVELKTSTKDVAIPLFPNDAEIKLENQCSVDNYCTGYIINVVLTNRGTSALTSAVISYTINGTPYSYNWSGNLAQNKYGIVALPVPTSATNGALAINISSVNGVADQRASNNTVTGTFNNTIASSSGTNFVFNLQLDYWGSEVSWNLKNSAGTIVYSSGVYSDVPNPTSSTPLPALYTENWTLNPNECYTFTINDTYGDGIYDNGGFYKIKNSAGTDVVVGSSYFKKQTRALKLSTLGTSEVSNQNFGVYPNPATDVLNITKVSEKAKFEIHNAVGQLVKTGDIKNNQVRVAELIKGTYIITIKDNSLTENIKFIKK is encoded by the coding sequence ATGAGAAGAATTTTTACATCTGTTTTATCGTTTTCATTTGTTGCAATAGGAGTTATTACTATTCATGCTCAAAAAATACAAAAAACGAATATAAATGGCGATTTTCCAAAAAAATCAACACAAGAATTAGCTAAAAGTAATGGTTTTGACCGTTGTTCTTTTGTAGAGTATGAAGAGTATCTCCAAAAGAAAGACCCTAAAAGAATGACGACAGAACAATTTGAAGCTTGGATTGCGCCGCTAGTTGAAAAAGCTAAAGAAGAAAGACTAGCCAATAAATCTACCACTGGAGGTGTTGTTACTATTCCGGTAGTAGTACACGTTATTCATTCAGGAGAACCATATGGAACTGGTGCAAATATTACCGATGAGCAGGTACAATCCCAGATTACTGTAATGAATCAGGATTTTAGGAGAATGGCGGGAACACCAGGTTACAATACAAATGCAGTAGGAGCTGATACAATGATACAGTTTGCGTTAGCAAAGGTGGATATTAATGGGAATCCTACAAACGGTATTGATAGAGTAAACTTGTGTTATCCTGATTGGTCGACAGGTAATATTAATGGATATGTAAAACCATTAACTATTTGGGATCCTACACAATATATGAATATGTGGAGTGTGAATTTTTCTGATAATACATTGTTAGGATATGCGCAATTTCCGTCAAATTCAGGACTTGGAGGTTTAAATACTTCTGGTGGAGCAGCAAATACAGATGGTGTAGTAGCAAATTATACGACATTTGGAAGTACAGATTATGGAGCATTCCCTATGAATGCACCATATGATAAAGGAAGAACGATGACCCATGAAGTGGGACATTTTTTAGGACTTAGACATATATGGGGAGATGATAATGATGCGACAGTGTGTGCTACAGATTATTGTAATGATACACCTCCTGCACATGAAGATAATTACTCCTGTACAACACCTATTGCAAGCTGTACTTCTGGTTTGTTTGAAATGGTGGAGAATTATATGGACTATACTAATGATACTTGTATGAATATTTTTACACAGAATCAGAAGGATAGAATTACTGCTGTAATGAACAATTCTCCTCGAAGAGTAGAACTGAAAACTTCTACAAAAGATGTTGCAATTCCATTATTTCCAAATGATGCAGAAATAAAACTAGAGAACCAATGTTCTGTAGACAATTATTGTACCGGATATATTATCAATGTAGTACTTACGAACAGAGGGACTTCTGCTCTTACTTCTGCAGTTATTTCGTATACAATAAATGGAACTCCTTATTCTTATAACTGGTCAGGTAATTTGGCACAAAATAAATATGGGATTGTTGCATTGCCGGTTCCTACATCAGCAACAAACGGAGCTTTGGCAATTAATATTTCAAGTGTAAATGGTGTCGCTGATCAAAGAGCTTCTAATAATACAGTAACAGGAACTTTTAACAATACAATCGCATCAAGTTCAGGTACTAATTTTGTATTTAATTTACAATTAGATTATTGGGGCTCTGAAGTAAGCTGGAATTTGAAAAATAGTGCGGGAACGATTGTTTATAGCAGCGGAGTATATTCTGATGTGCCAAATCCTACCTCTTCTACTCCTCTTCCTGCTCTTTATACAGAAAACTGGACGCTAAACCCAAATGAATGTTATACATTTACTATTAATGATACATATGGTGACGGGATTTATGATAATGGAGGCTTTTATAAGATAAAAAACTCTGCTGGAACTGATGTTGTTGTTGGTTCTTCATACTTTAAAAAACAGACTAGAGCTTTGAAATTAAGTACATTAGGGACTAGTGAGGTAAGTAATCAGAATTTTGGAGTTTATCCAAATCCTGCTACAGATGTTCTTAATATAACTAAAGTCTCAGAAAAAGCTAAATTTGAAATTCATAATGCTGTTGGACAGTTGGTAAAAACTGGAGATATTAAAAATAATCAGGTGAGAGTTGCTGAGTTGATCAAAGGCACTTACATTATTACGATTAAAGATAATAGTCTTACTGAAAATATTAAGTTTATTAAAAAATAA
- a CDS encoding DUF6048 family protein, with protein sequence MRKKLIYILIFSLSYFVAFAQEKKEDQKKEWHYKPNFMVGFDLLNTGASFFSDRKLYQGFISSRIKEKVHGVIDAGFESNVYQKNGYDAKVNGVFLRLGSFYMLARDPENEFNGFYGGGKLAAAFYKQEYMAIPVRGYGGSSASVAFPSSTQSSYWIEGTLGGRVQLFESNFYIDVNLQPKYLVYTTKQDDIQPMIVPGFGRSSGKFTMGFAWNIAYKF encoded by the coding sequence ATGAGGAAAAAACTAATTTATATCTTAATTTTTAGTCTTTCATATTTTGTAGCTTTTGCTCAGGAAAAGAAAGAAGATCAGAAAAAAGAATGGCACTATAAGCCTAATTTTATGGTAGGTTTTGATCTGCTGAATACAGGTGCCTCTTTTTTTTCGGATAGAAAACTATATCAGGGTTTCATATCCTCAAGAATTAAAGAAAAAGTCCATGGAGTAATAGATGCGGGTTTTGAATCCAACGTTTATCAAAAAAATGGGTATGACGCTAAAGTAAATGGTGTTTTTCTCCGGTTGGGAAGCTTTTATATGCTGGCAAGAGATCCTGAAAATGAATTTAATGGTTTTTATGGTGGAGGAAAATTAGCCGCAGCGTTTTACAAACAGGAATATATGGCTATTCCGGTACGTGGATATGGAGGTAGTAGTGCTTCAGTGGCATTTCCTTCCTCTACCCAATCTTCCTATTGGATTGAAGGAACCTTAGGAGGAAGGGTTCAGTTATTCGAATCTAATTTTTATATAGATGTAAATTTACAACCTAAATACTTAGTATACACTACAAAACAGGATGATATACAGCCAATGATTGTCCCCGGTTTTGGAAGAAGCTCGGGAAAATTTACAATGGGATTTGCCTGGAATATTGCGTATAAGTTTTAG
- a CDS encoding DUF6452 family protein codes for MKYISIIILLCSLGMLTSCGGDDDICESGEGTPRMKIKFKKAGKQTTLDSIKVFVNYGSNIVDFGWQKNVDSVFVPLRVDDSPYTDLFVKTTTTADSSKVRVSYTTKAIYVSPGCGMKKNYENLKSELLLPTTVLGVETGQNFIENEEKTNLYLNF; via the coding sequence ATGAAATATATTAGCATTATTATATTATTATGTAGTCTCGGAATGCTTACTTCCTGTGGAGGAGATGATGATATCTGCGAAAGCGGAGAAGGTACACCGAGAATGAAAATCAAGTTTAAAAAAGCAGGAAAACAGACTACTTTAGATTCTATTAAAGTGTTTGTAAACTATGGTTCCAATATTGTAGATTTTGGCTGGCAAAAAAATGTAGACTCAGTTTTTGTTCCGTTGCGTGTAGATGATTCCCCTTACACGGATTTGTTTGTTAAAACTACCACTACTGCAGATTCATCTAAAGTTAGGGTAAGTTATACCACCAAAGCTATTTATGTTTCACCGGGATGCGGAATGAAAAAGAACTACGAAAATCTGAAGTCGGAACTATTATTACCAACAACTGTTTTAGGTGTGGAAACCGGGCAAAATTTTATTGAAAATGAGGAAAAAACTAATTTATATCTTAATTTTTAG